In Zea mays cultivar B73 chromosome 7, Zm-B73-REFERENCE-NAM-5.0, whole genome shotgun sequence, the following proteins share a genomic window:
- the LOC103632656 gene encoding uncharacterized protein, translating into MKKTMAVGGGGKGGTAATDLLVCFPARQHLALMPKPICSPSRTTMDKAAAARRRQLQLPGASAAAGGGRARGSSSAMFWGSKARQRPEEEEEPQSPKVTCAGQIKAGRPRKVKPGSEAATKHGKGGAKSWLAVVEEIERLRGRRKKVGWLETLGIRRDALPFLGGALRSLRSKACCFGSLHAGAAAVDSSVDSDHDAGERGSEHGAGGSAAASVFSKWLMVLEGGQEPMEQDETSLDHGQEEDVELERQQCEETAPPPNALLLMRCRSAPARGRLSVSRTRRECEQLAGEVDQEKEAADGMPGDGETEDELVFLSTAPGFMKLSLDIAKETWVVGGGADPIARSRSWKR; encoded by the coding sequence ATGAAGAAGACGATGGCAGTGGGAGGAGGTGGGAAGGGAGGCACAGCCGCTACGGACCTCCTGGTGTGCTTCCCCGCTCGGCAGCACCTGGCGCTGATGCCCAAGCCCATCTGCAGCCCGTCCCGGACCACCATGGACAAGGCGGCGGCCGCGCGCCGGCGCCAGCTCCAGCTTCCTGGCGCAAGCGCTGCCGCAGGTGGCGGGAGAGCGCGCGGGAGCAGTAGCGCCATGTTCTGGGGGTCCAAGGCGAGGCAGAGGCCGGAAGAGGAAGAGGAGCCGCAGTCGCCGAAGGTCACGTGCGCCGGCCAGATCAAGGCCGGCCGCCCCAGGAAGGTGAAGCCGGGCTCGGAGGCAGCGACGAAGCACGGCAAGGGCGGCGCCAAGAGCTGGCTCGCCGTGGTGGAGGAGATCGAGCGGCTGCGCGGCCGGCGGAAGAAGGTGGGCTGGCTCGAGACGCTCGGGATCAGGCGGGACGCGCTGCCGTTCCTAGGCGGCGCGCTCCGGAGCCTGCGGTCCAAGGCGTGCTGCTTTGGGTCCCTCCATGCCGGTGCCGCGGCCGTGGACTCCTCCGTTGACTCCGACCACGACGCGGGGGAGCGTGGGAGCGAGCACGGAGCCGGAGGGAGCGCCGCggccagcgtgttctccaagtGGCTCATGGTGCTGGAAGGCGGCCAGGAGCCGATGGAGCAAGACGAAACCAGTCTCGATCACGGCCAGGAAGAAGACGTCGAGCTCGAGCGGCAGCAGTGCGAGGAGACCGCGCCGCCGCCGAACGCACTGCTGCTCATGCGGTGCCGCTCGGCGCCCGCGAGGGGACGACTGTCCGTGTCCAGGACCAGGAGGGAGTGCGAGCAGTTGGCCGGCGAGGTCGACCAAGAGAAGGAGGCAGCGGATGGCATGCCGGGAGACGGTGAAACAGAGGATGAGCTGGTGTTCTTGAGCACGgcgcctggcttcatgaagctgtCACTGGACATCGCCAAGGAGACGTGGGTCGTGGGCGGCGGCGCGGACCCGATCGCGAGGAGCCGGAGCTGGAAGAGGTGA